A region from the Aulosira sp. FACHB-615 genome encodes:
- the trpE gene encoding anthranilate synthase component I codes for MIFPDFSDFSQLASQGNFVPVYQEWVADLDTPVSAWYKVCAGQPYSFLLESVEGGEKIGRYSFVGCDPLWVLEARGETTTQTHRDGSQAVFTGDPFTALAQCLEPYQPVKLPQLPPGIGGLFGFWGYELIRWIEPRVPVHPPDERNIPDGLWMQVDQLLIFDQVKRKIWAIAYADLRDPNVDLQAAYQKAGDRVTNLVSKLSLPLSPQKTILEWTPPGNQPVENKELAYTSNFTKTEFCANVQKAKEYIKAGDIFQVVISQRLATEYTGDPFALYRSLRQINPSPYMAYFHFQDWQIIGSSPEVMVKAERDPDEGIIATVRPIAGTRPRGKTTKEDIAFAEDLLQDPKEIAEHVMLVDLGRNDLGRVCQSGSVKVDELMVVERYSHVMHIVSNVVGKLASHKNAWDLMKACFPAGTVSGAPKIRAMEIINELEPSRRGVYSGVYGYYDFEGQLNSAIAIRTMVVKDNIVSVQAGAGLVADSEPEKEYEETLNKARGLLVAIRCLH; via the coding sequence ATGATTTTTCCCGATTTCTCTGATTTTTCTCAATTAGCTTCACAAGGTAACTTTGTCCCGGTGTATCAAGAATGGGTGGCTGATTTAGATACACCTGTCTCTGCATGGTACAAAGTTTGTGCTGGACAACCTTACAGCTTTTTGTTGGAATCAGTGGAAGGCGGTGAAAAAATCGGACGCTATAGTTTTGTAGGTTGTGATCCTTTGTGGGTGCTAGAAGCGAGAGGAGAGACAACCACCCAAACACACCGTGATGGTTCACAAGCTGTGTTTACTGGTGATCCTTTTACAGCTTTAGCCCAATGTCTTGAGCCTTATCAGCCAGTAAAACTACCCCAATTACCACCAGGAATTGGGGGATTATTTGGGTTTTGGGGTTATGAATTGATTCGTTGGATTGAACCGCGTGTTCCCGTCCATCCCCCAGATGAACGCAACATTCCCGATGGGTTATGGATGCAGGTAGACCAACTGTTAATTTTTGACCAGGTAAAGCGAAAAATTTGGGCGATCGCCTATGCTGATTTACGCGACCCGAATGTAGATTTACAAGCAGCTTATCAAAAAGCAGGCGATCGCGTGACTAATTTGGTCAGTAAGTTATCTCTACCACTGTCACCGCAAAAAACTATCCTGGAATGGACACCCCCAGGTAATCAGCCAGTAGAAAATAAAGAATTAGCATACACCAGCAACTTCACCAAAACCGAATTCTGCGCCAACGTCCAAAAGGCAAAAGAATATATCAAAGCAGGCGATATCTTCCAAGTTGTCATTTCCCAGCGACTCGCCACAGAATACACAGGCGACCCCTTTGCCCTTTACCGTTCGCTGCGCCAAATTAATCCTTCGCCTTACATGGCTTATTTTCACTTTCAGGACTGGCAAATTATTGGTTCCAGCCCCGAAGTCATGGTGAAAGCTGAACGTGACCCAGATGAGGGAATTATCGCCACAGTCCGTCCCATTGCGGGTACAAGGCCAAGGGGGAAAACCACCAAAGAAGACATCGCCTTTGCAGAAGACTTGCTGCAAGACCCCAAGGAAATTGCCGAACACGTTATGTTGGTTGACTTGGGGCGGAATGATTTAGGGCGAGTTTGCCAAAGCGGTAGCGTGAAAGTCGATGAATTGATGGTTGTTGAGCGTTACTCTCATGTGATGCACATTGTAAGTAATGTGGTAGGTAAATTAGCCAGCCATAAAAACGCTTGGGATTTAATGAAAGCTTGCTTCCCGGCGGGGACAGTTAGCGGCGCACCCAAAATTCGGGCGATGGAAATAATTAACGAACTAGAACCAAGTCGCCGGGGTGTTTATTCGGGTGTGTATGGCTATTACGATTTTGAAGGACAATTAAATAGTGCGATCGCAATTCGCACAATGGTAGTCAAAGATAACATTGTCAGTGTGCAAGCTGGTGCAGGTTTGGTCGCCGACTCTGAACCAGAAAAAGAATATGAGGAAACATTGAATAAAGCTAGAGGTTTACTCGTAGCTATTCGCTGTTTACATTGA
- a CDS encoding transposase family protein: MPLLRELLPSSLIEQVKKKNLTFSSKRVFVEHRIRSVKIFRVVQDRFRLNTQKYEQVILTICGLVRLRIGALILPTTIAPFSSD, from the coding sequence TTGCCACTCTTGAGAGAATTGTTGCCATCCAGTTTAATTGAACAAGTAAAAAAAAAGAATCTGACTTTTTCATCCAAACGAGTATTTGTTGAACACCGAATCCGTTCCGTCAAAATATTTCGAGTTGTTCAAGATAGATTTAGATTAAATACTCAAAAGTATGAACAAGTAATTTTGACAATTTGTGGACTAGTCAGATTGCGAATTGGAGCGTTAATATTGCCAACAACAATAGCTCCTTTTTCATCAGACTAA
- a CDS encoding M3 family metallopeptidase, with amino-acid sequence MSAATIPQNPLLKGTGLPPFTEIQAEQVIPAFQQLLKELDEELATLEANAQPTWSGLVEPLEKLTERLTWSWGIVSHLMGVKNSPQLREAYETVQPQVVQFSNKLGQSQVIYNAFKQLRASDTWATLEAAQQRIIETAIRDAELSGVGLSGEARDRFNAIQMELAELSTKFSNHVLDATKGFSLNLTTKAEVEGLPQSSLSLAAQAARAAGEENATPENGPWRITLDFPSYSPFMQHSTRRDLREKLYKAYITRAASGELDNNPLIVRILELRQELANLLGYKNFAELSLASKMAPNVAAVEALLEELRSASYDAAVKELAELKAFAATKGAPEAADLQHWDISFWAERQREAKFSFTTEELRPYFPLPQVLDGLFGLVKRLFGVTVTPADGQAPVWHQDVRYFQIADETGKPVAYFYLDPYSRPAEKRGGAWMDVCINRGKINDNGATSVRLPVAYLVCNQTPPVDGKPSLMTFYEVETLFHEFGHGLHHMLTKVDYSSAAGVNNVEWDAVELPSQFMENWCYERPTLFGMAKHYETGEPLPEHYYQKLLAARNYMSGSATLRQIHFSTVDIELHDRYLPGGDETPAQVRQRIAKTTTVLPPLAEDSFLCAFGHIFEGGYAAGYYSYKWAEVLSADAFAAFEEAGLDDETAVQATGRRYRNTVLALGGSQHPMEIFKAFRGREPSTVSLLRHNGLLQEALNEVTQR; translated from the coding sequence ATGAGTGCAGCCACTATTCCCCAAAATCCCTTGTTAAAAGGAACTGGCTTACCGCCATTTACTGAGATTCAAGCAGAACAAGTAATTCCAGCCTTCCAGCAGTTATTAAAAGAACTGGATGAGGAACTGGCTACCTTAGAAGCTAACGCCCAGCCGACTTGGAGTGGTTTGGTTGAACCCTTAGAAAAACTCACCGAACGGCTGACTTGGAGTTGGGGTATAGTCAGTCATTTAATGGGAGTCAAGAATAGTCCCCAGCTGCGTGAAGCTTATGAAACTGTCCAACCCCAAGTGGTACAGTTCAGCAATAAACTTGGTCAAAGTCAAGTTATATACAACGCCTTTAAACAACTCCGGGCGAGTGATACCTGGGCAACCTTAGAAGCAGCCCAGCAACGTATTATCGAAACTGCCATCAGAGATGCGGAATTGTCTGGTGTGGGCTTGTCAGGCGAAGCCAGAGATCGGTTTAATGCCATTCAAATGGAGTTAGCAGAATTATCCACGAAATTCTCTAACCATGTATTAGATGCCACCAAAGGTTTTAGCTTAAACCTGACAACCAAAGCCGAAGTTGAGGGTTTACCCCAAAGTTCCCTCAGTTTAGCTGCCCAAGCTGCTCGTGCGGCTGGCGAAGAAAACGCCACCCCCGAAAATGGCCCTTGGCGCATTACTTTAGATTTCCCCAGCTACAGCCCGTTCATGCAGCACAGCACCCGCCGAGACTTACGGGAAAAATTGTATAAAGCATATATCACCCGCGCGGCTTCGGGCGAGTTAGATAATAACCCTTTAATTGTGCGGATTTTAGAGTTACGCCAAGAACTAGCCAATTTATTAGGCTACAAAAATTTTGCTGAGTTAAGCCTTGCTAGTAAAATGGCTCCCAATGTGGCAGCAGTCGAAGCACTGTTAGAAGAACTGCGGAGTGCCAGCTATGATGCTGCTGTTAAAGAGTTAGCCGAACTCAAAGCTTTTGCCGCCACCAAAGGCGCACCAGAAGCCGCAGATTTACAACACTGGGATATTAGCTTTTGGGCAGAACGTCAACGGGAAGCAAAATTCTCCTTTACCACGGAAGAATTACGTCCTTATTTCCCCTTACCGCAAGTTTTAGACGGTTTGTTTGGACTGGTGAAGCGGCTGTTTGGTGTTACCGTCACCCCTGCTGATGGACAAGCACCCGTTTGGCATCAAGATGTGAGATATTTCCAAATTGCTGACGAAACAGGTAAACCCGTCGCCTACTTTTACTTAGATCCTTACAGCCGTCCCGCCGAAAAACGCGGTGGTGCTTGGATGGATGTCTGCATTAACCGAGGCAAGATTAACGATAATGGAGCTACATCTGTGCGCTTGCCTGTAGCTTATTTAGTGTGTAACCAAACTCCGCCAGTTGATGGTAAGCCGAGTTTAATGACCTTTTATGAAGTAGAGACATTATTCCACGAATTTGGTCATGGCTTACATCACATGCTGACCAAAGTTGATTACAGCAGCGCCGCCGGGGTGAATAATGTCGAGTGGGATGCTGTGGAACTACCAAGCCAATTCATGGAAAACTGGTGTTATGAACGCCCGACTTTGTTTGGTATGGCGAAGCATTATGAAACTGGTGAACCATTACCAGAGCATTATTACCAAAAATTGTTAGCCGCACGTAACTATATGAGTGGGAGTGCGACACTGCGGCAAATTCACTTCAGCACTGTGGATATAGAATTACACGATCGCTATCTTCCTGGTGGTGATGAAACTCCCGCCCAAGTGCGCCAGCGCATAGCCAAAACTACCACAGTTTTACCACCCCTAGCTGAAGATTCTTTCTTGTGTGCCTTTGGGCATATCTTTGAAGGTGGTTATGCCGCCGGTTACTACAGCTATAAGTGGGCTGAAGTCCTGAGTGCAGATGCTTTCGCCGCTTTTGAAGAAGCTGGTTTAGACGATGAAACCGCCGTTCAAGCCACTGGTAGACGCTACCGTAATACTGTGTTGGCACTTGGCGGTAGTCAGCATCCAATGGAAATCTTCAAAGCCTTCCGGGGAAGGGAACCAAGTACAGTTTCGCTGTTGCGGCACAATGGGTTGCTTCAAGAAGCTCTCAACGAAGTTACTCAGCGTTAA
- a CDS encoding Uma2 family endonuclease, giving the protein MIQSLNKLVTFEDFAAWRPEGGRYELHDGVIVEMAQPVGDHEDVVGFIARKLTVEFDRLNLPYIIPKTALIKPANFESGYSPDVLLLNRPNLTNEPLWKKESTVMQAASIPLVVEVVSTNWDDDYYTKQGKYEGIGIPEYWIVDYLGLGAKKFTGNPKQPTISIYQLIDGEYQVTRFRDGDRIISPTFPELHLTAEQIFQAGGISR; this is encoded by the coding sequence ATGATTCAATCCTTAAATAAACTAGTCACCTTTGAAGATTTTGCAGCATGGCGACCCGAAGGGGGAAGATATGAATTACATGATGGAGTGATTGTAGAAATGGCACAACCGGTGGGAGACCATGAAGACGTTGTTGGTTTTATAGCCAGAAAACTAACAGTAGAATTTGACCGATTAAATTTACCTTATATAATCCCAAAAACTGCGCTTATTAAACCTGCTAACTTTGAATCGGGCTACTCCCCAGATGTGCTATTACTCAATCGCCCTAATTTAACGAATGAGCCTCTATGGAAAAAAGAATCAACTGTCATGCAAGCAGCATCAATTCCCTTAGTAGTTGAGGTAGTTAGTACTAACTGGGATGATGACTACTATACAAAACAGGGTAAGTATGAGGGTATTGGAATTCCTGAATACTGGATTGTTGACTATCTCGGTCTAGGCGCTAAAAAATTTACTGGCAATCCTAAACAGCCTACAATATCTATTTATCAATTAATTGATGGTGAATACCAAGTTACTCGATTTAGAGACGGCGATCGCATTATCTCACCTACTTTCCCAGAACTGCATTTAACCGCCGAACAAATTTTTCAAGCTGGAGGAATTTCTAGGTAG
- a CDS encoding photosystem I reaction center subunit II PsaD: MAETLSGKTPLFAGSTGGLLTKAKEEEKYAITWTSPKAQVFELPTGGAATMHQGENLLYLARKEYGIALGGQLRKFKITDYKIYRILPSGETTFIHPADGVFPEKVNQGREKVRHVARRIGENPEPSKLKFSGTATYDA, translated from the coding sequence ATGGCAGAAACACTTTCTGGAAAAACCCCACTGTTCGCCGGTAGTACTGGCGGTTTGCTCACCAAAGCAAAAGAGGAAGAAAAGTACGCTATCACTTGGACAAGCCCCAAGGCTCAGGTGTTTGAATTACCTACAGGTGGCGCAGCTACTATGCACCAAGGCGAAAACTTGCTTTACTTAGCTCGTAAAGAGTACGGCATTGCTTTGGGCGGTCAACTCCGTAAGTTCAAAATCACCGACTACAAAATTTATCGGATTTTGCCTAGCGGAGAAACCACCTTCATTCACCCAGCAGATGGTGTCTTCCCTGAAAAAGTTAACCAAGGCCGCGAAAAAGTACGCCACGTAGCTCGTAGGATTGGCGAAAATCCTGAGCCATCAAAACTGAAATTTAGTGGTACAGCTACCTACGATGCCTAG